One Triticum dicoccoides isolate Atlit2015 ecotype Zavitan chromosome 4B, WEW_v2.0, whole genome shotgun sequence genomic window carries:
- the LOC119293958 gene encoding protein TIFY 11a-like — translation MPPMATTTATATATDSAARRFASACGVLSQYVKASGVQEPGYQADGAQQLTIFYGGRVVVLDGCTPARAAELIRFATAAAAASQGAPVVQPPAPAFVDMPIARKASLQRFLSKRKDRSAPAPAPAPEGPPYAHHEEVAPPKKKGKTEASPWLALGSLGDMHAP, via the coding sequence ATGCCGCCGATGGCGaccacgacggcgacggcgacggcgactgaCTCCGCGGCGCGCCGCTTCGCCTCGGCCTGCGGCGTGCTCAGCCAGTACGTCAAGGCGTCCGGCGTCCAGGAACCCGGCTATCAGGCGGACGGGGCGCAGCAGCTGACGATCTTCTACGGGGGGAGGGTGGTGGTGCTCGACGGCTGCACGCCGGCCAGGGCCGCCGAGCTGATCCGGTtcgccacggcggcggcggcggcctcgcaGGGAGCGCCTGTCGTACAGCCGCCTGCCCCGGCGTTCGTCGACATGCCGATCGCGAGGAAGGCGTCGCTGCAGCGGTTCCTGTCGAAGCGCAAGGACAGATCCGCCCCGGCCCCGGCCCCAGCCCCCGAGGGTCCGCCGTACGCGCATCATGAGGAAGTGGCGCcgcccaagaagaagggcaagacggAAGCTTCTCCCTGGCTCGCCCTGGGTAGCTTAGGGGACATGCACGCGCCGTGA